The window cgGCAGATTGCAGACATTTtctgatatatatacatatatagcttATTTGTACTCTGACCAAATTCATAATTTGCTATAATATAAATGTAGTATTAAATTATCAAAAAGCAGGGCCCGATGTGATTAGTcttaagattttcaaatatatcCTGTTAGGTAGCCGTCATATTCTTTaaataatgctttaaaaaaaacgTTTGGCTGCCAAAATATCGTTTTGACTGGAAATTATTACcagttaaaagaaaaattgaaaactataAATTACGAAAAGTTTAGTCTATACTGCGAAGGCCATTTATATATTTGGTATTTAAAGTCCGGAAAAATTGGCTTCGCCATTACAAAAATAAGGACGAAGAGACAAACAAGCTTTCAAAACAGTTCATAAAAAATTAAGAATGAGCATCTCAATCCCAACCAAAACATTCGGAACCATGTGTGCTCCGACGGGGCAAGCAAATACTACTCCACTAGCGACAATCGTCGTGTCAGTCATGTCCAATACATTGATGAGTCATATCTAGTGAATTATCATTTTACTATAGAGCATTTGTAAACGTTTTTTTAACTAATACTTTAAAGAAAAAAGCTTGATTACTCGCCCCTTTATTTTTTaacgtctgtgtcattttggttttttgtgaatagttgtctcattggcaatcataccacatcttcttttttttatattagtatagCAAACTATGATATCTAAGTAAAGGTTTCTctttttaaagtttgtattttccGTACAAAGCAATATACAAAACTTTGTTTTCTGATTTGTGTTCTACTTGCAGATATTAACCAATGCGATGATGGGAAGATCAACAATATCAGTAATGGTTATTATCATATGTATCGAGTGTTTAATGTGTAAACAATGCCCTAATCAGGTATGCACATGTTACACATCCAGTAAATTAGCAAAATGTTCGAGGCTTACATACATACCAACATTTCCGAAGTATGTAAAATCTATTCatttacaaaacaacaaattgTATACTCTGACAagacatttgttttcaaatataacacGATACTATATACAATCCTTATCTCTGGTTTCAAACTCAGTTCGCCATGTTGATGACGAAGCGTTCATCGACTTAAAGTTTTTACGCTCTTTAGAAATATCAAACGAAAAAAGATTAAATATCACATATTTCAAAAAAGCATTTAGTGGACGTGGGACAACATTTGAGAAAATTCGTCTAGAAGACAATGGTTGGGCATTTGTTCCAGATTTTGTTGTAACTTCTTCAGCTTTAACAAATATTACCGAAATACATCTTGGCAGAAATAGTTTTTCGAATTTTTCCATGAAAGGAATATCGAATCTCAAGAACTTAAAGACACTAGATATGTCCCAAAATAAACTTATTACATTTATTATACCAACGATTGTGAATATACGAAAATTAATTCTGAACAATAACGATATTGTGCGACTTCCAAGATTTTGCGTTAACAATAGCGATGCAAGTAATGTTCCAAGACTTAGATCAATCTTTTTAAACGAAAATGCACTATCTAAGATAGATCCCAAAACGTTCAATTGTTTGCCGTCTCTTGAAATCCTTCAACTCAATGGTAATAGATTGAATGTTTTGTTGCCTTCGACTTTTGAAACAATGCCGCAATTGAAAAATTtatctattgaaaaaaataagtttacaaaaatatacgGAAAAGCTTTTCAAAGCCTATCCTTACACAGGCTGAATATGGGTTTCAATAATTTTCACTTTCATCGTTTAAGAGGAGTCGATTTGGACAATATCTTTTTACATAATCCTAAGCTGAAATACCTTGACTTAACAAGCAACTTTTTAATAGGATCACACATATTACATAGAATGTTTAGACCACTAACAAATCTTACCAATTTGAATCTGCACTCTACTCGTCTAACATGGATACCACCTGAAGCTTTTCAATCACTGCGATCACTAAAACGGCTGACTCTGCAAGGCAACTCTTTGTCCTCGTGGAATGACAGGCTATTTAAGCCGATGAACAATTTGCGGTACTTGAATCTTCAAGGTAATTATATCAGCCTTATCAACGAATCATCGTTCCCAGATGGAATGTTAAACAGACTTGAAGTACTTGatttatcaaaaaatcattttgccTGTACATGCGATCTTATGTGGTTTCGAGATTGGATCAGAAATAAAAATCTTAGTTTACCAAAACTAATCAACTTTCCACGTGATTATAAATGCATTTATCCAGAAAAAATGCACAGAGTTCTCTTAAAAGATTATAATCCAACGAAAGAAAGTTGTACGCCCTGGAACCCGTTATTCACAATAGCAATAACGTTAGCATCATTTACTGTGTTGTGTCTTGTTCTAATACTAGCCGCATACAAATGTCATTCCAATATCAGAAACTACTGCTACCTGTTCCGACTACACACACTTAAGCGCAAAGGCTATATAAGATTAAATAGCAGCGAGGATTACGAGTATCACGCATTTGTAGTATATTGTGACTCAGACAGAAAATGGGTCCATAATATTTTTTTGCCTAAACTTGAAAACGAAGGTTTCAAGCTCTGTATACATTTCCGAGACTTTGATGTTGGGGTC of the Mytilus galloprovincialis chromosome 8, xbMytGall1.hap1.1, whole genome shotgun sequence genome contains:
- the LOC143042734 gene encoding uncharacterized protein LOC143042734, whose product is MILTNAMMGRSTISVMVIIICIECLMCKQCPNQVCTCYTSSKLAKCSRLTYIPTFPKYVKSIHLQNNKLYTLTRHLFSNITRYYIQSLSLVSNSVRHVDDEAFIDLKFLRSLEISNEKRLNITYFKKAFSGRGTTFEKIRLEDNGWAFVPDFVVTSSALTNITEIHLGRNSFSNFSMKGISNLKNLKTLDMSQNKLITFIIPTIVNIRKLILNNNDIVRLPRFCVNNSDASNVPRLRSIFLNENALSKIDPKTFNCLPSLEILQLNGNRLNVLLPSTFETMPQLKNLSIEKNKFTKIYGKAFQSLSLHRLNMGFNNFHFHRLRGVDLDNIFLHNPKLKYLDLTSNFLIGSHILHRMFRPLTNLTNLNLHSTRLTWIPPEAFQSLRSLKRLTLQGNSLSSWNDRLFKPMNNLRYLNLQGNYISLINESSFPDGMLNRLEVLDLSKNHFACTCDLMWFRDWIRNKNLSLPKLINFPRDYKCIYPEKMHRVLLKDYNPTKESCTPWNPLFTIAITLASFTVLCLVLILAAYKCHSNIRNYCYLFRLHTLKRKGYIRLNSSEDYEYHAFVVYCDSDRKWVHNIFLPKLENEGFKLCIHFRDFDVGVSKTENVDTYLKKCWKIIVIMSNEFAKSEWCQWELEFSQDRRRRQGRNAFLPIMLKTINSKHMISPIRTLLKTTPYVTHQTGVGEDLFWKAVIEGIQKPLGNPPVAV